One Betaproteobacteria bacterium DNA segment encodes these proteins:
- a CDS encoding symmetrical bis(5'-nucleosyl)-tetraphosphatase translates to MATFAIGDLQGCFRTLETLLTKIAFSSSRDQLWFVGDLVNRGQGSLECLRLIKGLGTRAVAVLGNHDLHLLAVAEGFGRSGRNDTLTPILNAPDRDELIQWLRQRPLIHTKDEFVMVHAGLLPQWDLEFAMKLAHEVEAVLRGKNYRALLAILYGNEPDLWRDDLTGADRYRIIINAMTRMRAVTNDARIDLEFMGELVNLPEGLSPWFERKHSSLAEKTVIAGHWSALGLHVTSHFVGIDTGCIWGRKLTAMRLEDRKIFQVPCAESSTPKGWD, encoded by the coding sequence ATGGCGACCTTCGCTATCGGCGACTTGCAAGGTTGTTTTCGCACGCTGGAGACGCTGCTTACCAAAATTGCGTTCAGCTCTTCGCGCGATCAGCTTTGGTTCGTCGGCGATCTTGTTAATCGTGGCCAAGGTTCCCTGGAATGCCTGCGTTTAATCAAAGGCCTGGGGACTCGGGCCGTCGCGGTGCTGGGCAATCACGATCTGCATTTGCTGGCGGTCGCGGAAGGCTTTGGCAGATCCGGCAGGAATGACACGTTGACGCCAATTCTCAATGCCCCGGACCGCGATGAACTCATACAATGGTTGCGCCAAAGGCCATTGATACATACCAAAGATGAGTTCGTAATGGTTCATGCCGGTTTACTGCCGCAATGGGATCTGGAGTTTGCGATGAAGCTTGCGCATGAAGTGGAAGCCGTACTGCGCGGAAAAAACTATCGTGCATTGTTGGCCATTTTGTATGGCAACGAGCCCGATCTGTGGCGCGATGATCTCACGGGAGCGGATCGCTACCGAATCATTATCAATGCCATGACGCGGATGAGGGCAGTTACAAACGATGCGCGAATCGATCTCGAATTCATGGGCGAGCTTGTCAATTTACCGGAAGGCCTGTCGCCGTGGTTTGAGCGCAAGCATTCTTCACTCGCGGAAAAAACTGTCATCGCTGGTCATTGGTCCGCGTTGGGATTGCACGTAACTTCACACTTTGTTGGCATCGATACGGGTTGCATTTGGGGACGCAAGTTAACTGCCATGCGACTCGAAGACCGAAAGATATTTCAGGTTCCCTGTGCCGAATCCTCGACCCCAAAAGGTTGGGATTGA
- a CDS encoding 1-acyl-sn-glycerol-3-phosphate acyltransferase — protein MSDKQTVMASKRFETHRSVRAFRWVRLLTHVAVGLTMVGIFFPHASPTWHAHLTGWWAKKLLRILNIVLSVRGARPAAQARNLIIAANHVSWVDIFVISAAHPARFVAKSEIRDWPIAGWLSERAGTIFIRRTRRSDTAKINDLMHAALADGASIGLFPEGTTTKGDRLLKFHTSLFEPAVVNSATLAPAAICYLSSDGERNEAVAFIGDLSFAESVGLIIGQKSMIAEITFAPQIEASALTRRELALQAEGAIAAMLGVAAPNMHHRFTSSLDEGAAASG, from the coding sequence ATGTCTGACAAACAAACTGTAATGGCGTCGAAGCGGTTCGAAACACACCGCTCTGTGCGCGCGTTTCGTTGGGTGCGACTACTTACTCATGTCGCGGTTGGCCTGACAATGGTCGGCATCTTCTTTCCGCACGCTTCGCCGACATGGCACGCGCATCTGACTGGATGGTGGGCGAAGAAGTTGTTACGCATCCTCAATATCGTATTGTCTGTGCGAGGCGCTCGACCGGCTGCGCAAGCGCGTAACCTGATCATTGCGGCGAACCACGTCTCCTGGGTGGATATTTTTGTCATCAGCGCGGCACACCCCGCCCGCTTTGTTGCGAAATCCGAAATACGCGATTGGCCAATTGCCGGGTGGCTGAGCGAAAGAGCAGGGACGATTTTCATTCGACGCACACGTCGGAGTGATACTGCCAAAATTAACGACCTCATGCACGCGGCGCTCGCCGACGGTGCCAGCATCGGATTGTTTCCCGAGGGCACAACCACGAAGGGGGATAGGCTGCTGAAATTTCACACATCGCTGTTTGAGCCGGCGGTGGTGAATTCAGCCACACTTGCGCCCGCTGCGATCTGTTATCTATCCAGCGACGGTGAGCGCAATGAAGCGGTCGCGTTTATCGGCGATTTGAGCTTCGCCGAATCGGTCGGCTTGATCATCGGCCAGAAGTCAATGATTGCAGAGATAACCTTCGCGCCGCAAATTGAAGCGTCAGCACTTACGCGGCGCGAACTGGCGCTACAGGCAGAAGGTGCAATCGCGGCGATGCTTGGCGTTGCGGCGCCAAATATGCATCATCGATTCACGAGTTCGCTGGATGAAGGTGCGGCGGCGTCAGGTTGA
- a CDS encoding glycine zipper 2TM domain-containing protein, translated as MNFKRELVIGVAAVATMLVGCAAPGLGGGNYARAQVRGEQTVRLGVVENVRDVAIDARDTGTGTLAGAAIGGLAGSTVGGGHRANAAGAIAGALVGGIIGNSMEKNANDRRGVEVTVRLENGKLIAVTQEKDEEFRVGDRIRILTGQGTTRVTRF; from the coding sequence ATGAATTTCAAGCGAGAGCTGGTAATCGGAGTCGCTGCGGTTGCGACAATGCTGGTTGGATGTGCCGCTCCAGGTTTGGGTGGTGGCAACTACGCGCGCGCGCAGGTGCGTGGCGAACAGACGGTGCGTCTTGGCGTGGTCGAAAACGTCCGTGATGTGGCAATTGATGCTCGTGATACCGGCACGGGGACGCTCGCCGGAGCCGCCATTGGAGGCCTTGCGGGTTCAACCGTCGGTGGAGGCCACAGGGCCAATGCGGCAGGAGCGATCGCCGGAGCATTGGTTGGCGGCATCATTGGGAACTCCATGGAGAAAAACGCCAATGACCGTAGAGGGGTGGAGGTGACGGTAAGACTGGAGAACGGAAAACTCATTGCTGTCACGCAGGAAAAAGATGAGGAATTTCGCGTTGGTGACCGAATTCGCATTCTGACCGGGCAGGGAACCACACGCGTGACGCGGTTCTAG
- a CDS encoding carbohydrate kinase family protein, translating into MPVLICGSIAYDTIMVFHGEFKTHILPDQIHILNVAFVVPDMRREFGGTAGNIAYNLKLLGGDPLIMATVGDDFGPYKERLDKLGIARTHVREISGAFVPQAFITTDLKDNQITAFHPGAMASSYLNKVGDATGVKLGILAPDSRDGMLQHAVQFHDLKIPFIFDPGQAMGVFNGDELRHFVELADYVAVNDYEARVLEERTGDSIEKMAERVKAFIVTKGADGSAIYANGQQILVPSVKENRRMDPTGCGDAFRAGLLYGIERDWPWEKVGGLANTMGSLKIEYRGPQGHHPTRGEIEARYQSAYAENLW; encoded by the coding sequence ATGCCCGTTCTGATTTGCGGCTCAATTGCGTACGACACCATCATGGTTTTTCACGGTGAGTTCAAGACCCATATCCTGCCTGACCAGATTCACATCTTGAACGTGGCCTTTGTGGTGCCGGATATGCGCCGTGAGTTCGGCGGTACCGCGGGCAACATCGCATACAACCTGAAACTGCTTGGTGGAGACCCCTTGATCATGGCCACCGTGGGTGATGACTTCGGACCGTACAAGGAGCGCTTGGACAAATTAGGTATTGCGCGCACTCACGTGCGCGAGATCTCAGGTGCATTCGTGCCGCAGGCATTCATCACAACTGATTTGAAGGACAATCAGATTACGGCGTTCCACCCTGGGGCAATGGCATCGTCATACTTGAACAAAGTCGGCGATGCAACTGGCGTAAAACTCGGTATTCTTGCTCCCGACTCTCGCGACGGCATGCTGCAGCACGCAGTACAGTTTCATGACCTCAAGATCCCGTTCATTTTTGATCCAGGTCAAGCGATGGGTGTGTTCAACGGTGACGAATTGCGGCATTTCGTGGAACTTGCCGATTACGTTGCCGTCAATGACTATGAGGCGCGTGTTTTGGAGGAGCGTACCGGCGACTCCATTGAAAAAATGGCTGAGCGCGTAAAAGCGTTCATTGTTACCAAGGGCGCGGATGGATCAGCCATTTATGCAAATGGTCAACAGATATTGGTTCCAAGCGTTAAAGAAAATCGACGCATGGATCCGACTGGTTGCGGCGATGCCTTCCGGGCGGGTTTGTTGTACGGTATTGAGCGCGATTGGCCATGGGAAAAGGTGGGCGGTCTCGCGAATACGATGGGAAGTTTGAAAATCGAATACCGTGGACCGCAGGGTCACCATCCGACACGCGGTGAAATAGAAGCGCGATACCAGTCCGCATATGCAGAAAATCTTTGGTAA
- a CDS encoding DUF1631 domain-containing protein gives MVTQSIDNVISIADARGTANFGARRRTVKPESVGVLNDCRDMALKRIIELLASTFDKIEDELFTMAEKAGDRDAQNMYLDARTQSREKRNAIEVAFKKQFLSFFERKVTGEDDPGRAPSVDYGSMELSLLEDNDLEQKLAVRDIANRMTDTCDDELRTLSQRMGFLLSEPELKDDANPIAPDTIIKALKVACDQMTSGYQTKLTVMRMVEQHMAKDMLSLYHDINSHLVARKILPQIRPMYRKAPNSAPQRAASGAPATPPSPLSGGDAGVASGNFSNPATDILATLQQLLAGGAMFEAATGTANRSPQANGVTTGSFAPAPVVGNADPVSNAAVSEVMRRIADGKTSLGNAGLVSVLTQMQQQVMSAAAGLNASAALRNFIPGETPAATLNMLRDIKTPSMVENSSPIDVMTIDIVAMLFDYVFDDKAIPEAVKGLIARLQIPALKVALLDRTFFSKKSHPVRRLLDSLAEASVCFAGVANRDDPLYRMIESVVDRVHTEFDTDFQIFADVLIDFEKFMAEREAANAQFVEQSARAVHEREMREMARLVAQDETERRLANVDLPAPVAAILNGPWTRVLERIYLREDGRHAGFAQALETVDNLIWSVLPKANAEERKRLVGMLPSLLKNLQQGMEIAAVESEDRGRFFSTLVDCHAAAVKAGLRGESVSVLLAAARPNADTEPLFAKLIAEEKALEAEWKQAARSGVARIQFTDHGVEIEELAARKVSSGYVQAMPESGKPRAVVTPTASPSTQSTDSAVDFDITDMPAVELTRGTWVEFLRDGGKSIRAKLSWISPLKGVYLFTNPGATEALSVTPETLQTQLRRGDAKVLNESSLIDRAVDRMVNSLSLAAHA, from the coding sequence ATGGTCACACAATCCATCGACAATGTAATTTCGATTGCGGACGCTCGCGGGACCGCCAATTTTGGTGCGCGTCGCCGAACGGTAAAGCCCGAATCTGTTGGTGTCCTCAATGACTGCCGCGACATGGCATTGAAGCGGATCATCGAGTTGCTCGCTAGCACCTTTGACAAGATCGAAGACGAACTCTTTACGATGGCCGAAAAGGCAGGGGACCGCGATGCCCAAAACATGTATCTCGATGCCCGCACACAATCGCGAGAAAAACGTAACGCAATTGAAGTCGCCTTCAAGAAACAGTTCCTCAGTTTTTTTGAAAGAAAAGTTACTGGCGAGGACGATCCCGGAAGAGCGCCGAGCGTCGACTACGGCTCGATGGAGCTATCACTGCTTGAAGACAATGATCTGGAACAAAAACTCGCCGTAAGGGACATCGCCAATCGCATGACGGACACATGTGATGACGAATTGCGAACGCTCTCGCAACGCATGGGCTTCCTCTTGTCCGAGCCCGAGCTCAAGGACGACGCCAACCCGATTGCGCCCGACACCATCATCAAGGCACTAAAAGTGGCGTGTGACCAGATGACCAGCGGCTACCAAACCAAACTCACGGTCATGCGAATGGTCGAGCAACACATGGCGAAAGACATGCTTTCGCTCTATCACGATATCAACAGTCACCTTGTTGCTCGCAAGATTCTTCCGCAGATTCGTCCGATGTATCGAAAGGCGCCGAACAGCGCGCCTCAAAGGGCAGCATCCGGCGCGCCGGCCACACCGCCTTCGCCATTGTCTGGTGGCGACGCCGGTGTCGCTTCGGGCAATTTTTCCAATCCGGCGACGGATATTCTTGCGACGCTTCAACAACTGCTCGCTGGCGGAGCCATGTTTGAGGCAGCAACGGGCACGGCCAACAGGTCGCCGCAGGCCAATGGCGTTACGACGGGCAGCTTTGCGCCCGCCCCCGTGGTTGGCAACGCAGATCCCGTTTCAAACGCGGCGGTTTCAGAGGTGATGCGCCGCATTGCCGATGGCAAGACCTCGCTTGGCAATGCCGGTCTGGTATCGGTATTGACGCAAATGCAGCAACAGGTCATGTCGGCTGCCGCCGGCTTGAACGCCTCGGCGGCACTCAGAAATTTCATCCCGGGGGAGACGCCCGCCGCGACATTGAACATGCTTCGCGATATCAAGACGCCAAGCATGGTGGAAAACAGTTCGCCAATCGACGTGATGACTATCGACATTGTCGCGATGTTGTTCGACTATGTTTTTGACGACAAGGCAATCCCCGAAGCCGTCAAGGGCCTGATCGCGCGCTTGCAGATTCCGGCGCTGAAAGTTGCACTCCTGGATCGCACATTTTTCTCGAAAAAATCGCATCCTGTACGCCGTTTGCTGGATTCGTTGGCCGAAGCTTCCGTCTGCTTCGCCGGCGTGGCCAACCGGGACGACCCACTTTACCGGATGATCGAATCCGTAGTCGATCGCGTTCATACGGAATTCGATACCGATTTCCAGATATTCGCGGATGTACTGATCGACTTTGAGAAATTCATGGCCGAGCGTGAGGCCGCGAATGCGCAATTTGTCGAACAGTCCGCGCGCGCCGTTCACGAACGCGAAATGCGCGAAATGGCAAGACTGGTCGCGCAAGACGAAACAGAACGGCGCCTGGCCAATGTCGACTTGCCGGCGCCAGTTGCCGCAATACTCAACGGCCCCTGGACACGGGTTCTTGAGCGCATCTACCTTCGCGAGGACGGACGCCACGCGGGTTTTGCGCAAGCGCTGGAAACGGTCGATAACTTGATCTGGAGTGTGTTGCCAAAGGCCAATGCAGAAGAGCGCAAACGCTTGGTCGGAATGCTCCCGAGTCTGTTGAAAAATCTCCAGCAGGGCATGGAGATCGCCGCCGTTGAATCCGAGGATCGGGGACGCTTTTTTTCCACACTGGTCGATTGTCATGCGGCAGCAGTCAAGGCGGGATTGCGCGGAGAAAGCGTTTCTGTCTTGCTGGCCGCTGCGCGGCCCAATGCCGATACCGAACCGCTGTTTGCAAAACTGATTGCCGAGGAAAAAGCACTTGAGGCGGAATGGAAGCAGGCAGCGCGATCGGGCGTGGCGCGCATTCAATTCACCGATCACGGCGTCGAAATTGAAGAGCTCGCCGCGCGCAAGGTCTCTTCAGGTTACGTGCAGGCGATGCCTGAAAGCGGAAAACCCCGGGCGGTTGTCACGCCGACCGCATCCCCTTCCACGCAAAGTACCGATAGCGCGGTGGATTTCGATATCACCGACATGCCGGCGGTGGAATTGACGCGCGGCACGTGGGTGGAATTCCTGCGCGATGGAGGCAAGAGCATCCGCGCCAAGCTATCGTGGATCAGTCCGCTGAAAGGAGTCTATCTTTTCACAAATCCGGGAGCCACGGAGGCCTTGTCGGTGACGCCGGAAACGCTGCAAACTCAATTGCGTCGCGGTGATGCGAAAGTGCTTAACGAATCGTCCTTGATCGATCGAGCGGTCGACAGGATGGTGAATTCCCTGTCTCTCGCTGCACACGCCTGA
- a CDS encoding DUF3426 domain-containing protein has translation MLLTTCPNCSAQFKVQPEQLNVRQGRVMCGRCRHVFNAFQSLTRVIESDDAEFESALDAATPVVEEASPTLTNSLFLREEPLPLSQDFSHTHFAYGLRVDDSPPPLPPSSQSPSSPLLSSSSLEDDSALGLKLLPEVLPEPDDFLENTPPPLPSIVSNDAELPEEQEAHEAPEASAAQEVLGKSGDNPLLAPAPGYRPTQSAAHGQRWAWGGMFLLVGLAVQVAFAFRSTITQSYPQLRPSFVSVCEWVGCNLPWGRDDSAIRIEASDLIETPGKAGHILLTATLVNRSATRQDLPALELKLTDSANQIILSRILQPQEYLGRAPAKDESLAPNVEVYVNLSIELTNKAQASGYGVRAFYN, from the coding sequence ATGCTTCTGACCACCTGCCCAAACTGCTCCGCTCAGTTCAAAGTACAACCCGAACAACTCAATGTGCGCCAGGGCCGCGTGATGTGCGGCCGTTGCAGGCATGTCTTCAATGCGTTCCAGTCATTGACGCGGGTAATCGAAAGCGACGATGCTGAATTTGAATCGGCGCTTGATGCGGCAACACCCGTGGTCGAAGAAGCTTCGCCAACGTTGACGAATAGCCTTTTCCTGCGCGAAGAGCCATTGCCTTTGTCACAGGATTTTTCGCATACTCACTTTGCGTACGGCCTCAGGGTTGACGATTCGCCACCTCCATTGCCGCCCTCTTCCCAGTCGCCATCTTCCCCCTTATTGTCCTCATCGTCCCTCGAAGACGATTCCGCGCTTGGACTGAAACTTCTGCCTGAAGTCTTGCCGGAGCCGGACGATTTCCTGGAAAACACGCCTCCACCTTTGCCCTCCATTGTCTCGAACGATGCAGAGCTGCCAGAGGAGCAAGAAGCGCACGAAGCACCCGAGGCCTCCGCGGCGCAAGAGGTGCTTGGGAAGTCGGGAGATAATCCACTCCTTGCGCCCGCTCCTGGATATCGACCAACCCAGAGCGCAGCACACGGGCAACGGTGGGCATGGGGGGGAATGTTCTTGTTGGTGGGGTTGGCCGTTCAGGTCGCGTTTGCGTTTCGATCAACAATCACCCAGTCCTATCCGCAGTTGCGGCCTTCATTTGTAAGCGTATGCGAATGGGTGGGCTGCAATCTGCCTTGGGGACGCGACGATAGTGCAATCCGGATTGAGGCATCGGATTTAATCGAAACCCCCGGCAAGGCCGGCCACATATTGCTGACCGCAACGCTGGTCAATCGTAGCGCGACACGGCAAGATCTCCCGGCCCTGGAGTTGAAGCTGACGGACAGCGCCAATCAGATCATCCTGAGTCGCATACTGCAGCCGCAAGAATATCTGGGGCGTGCGCCGGCCAAAGATGAAAGTCTTGCGCCCAATGTTGAGGTGTATGTAAATCTCAGTATCGAGCTGACGAACAAGGCCCAGGCATCCGGCTATGGTGTCCGTGCCTTTTACAATTAG
- the prmA gene encoding 50S ribosomal protein L11 methyltransferase, whose protein sequence is MSFLTATFELTSANAERLGDALMERAALSVTVEDALEGTNEEKPIFGEPGAESAWWDRCHLTAMFDAGIDARAVIADACKALDIGLPALALAIVDDIDWVQKNREQFQPIRISDRIWIVPTWHSAPQPEAVNITLDPGAAFGTGSHPTTRMCLQWLEANLVRADHSSVLDYGCGSGILAIAAMKLGAAHAIGVDIDPQAIEAARENARQNAVTVDLSTTERTLDAVADITVANILANPLKMLAPLLASHSRAGGSLVLAGILDHQAEDIIEIYHPWFALSVWKSEEGWSCIAGARHSGPAR, encoded by the coding sequence ATGTCCTTCCTGACCGCCACCTTTGAACTAACTTCCGCTAATGCCGAGCGGCTAGGCGATGCGTTAATGGAACGGGCCGCGCTGTCGGTGACCGTCGAAGATGCGCTTGAGGGTACCAATGAAGAAAAGCCGATCTTCGGCGAGCCGGGAGCTGAAAGTGCATGGTGGGATCGCTGCCATTTGACGGCGATGTTTGACGCGGGCATTGATGCACGTGCGGTGATTGCCGACGCGTGCAAAGCACTGGATATCGGACTACCCGCGCTCGCCCTGGCGATTGTCGATGACATCGACTGGGTACAGAAGAACCGCGAGCAATTCCAGCCAATCAGGATCTCCGATCGCATCTGGATTGTGCCGACGTGGCACAGCGCCCCGCAACCGGAGGCGGTCAACATCACCCTCGACCCTGGCGCCGCATTTGGCACCGGCAGCCACCCGACAACCCGTATGTGCCTTCAATGGCTGGAAGCGAATCTGGTGCGTGCCGACCATTCGTCCGTACTTGACTATGGTTGCGGATCAGGAATCCTGGCCATTGCGGCCATGAAATTGGGGGCCGCGCATGCAATCGGTGTGGATATCGACCCGCAGGCAATCGAGGCTGCGCGTGAAAACGCCAGGCAGAACGCGGTAACCGTCGACCTTTCCACCACCGAACGCACCCTCGACGCCGTCGCTGATATTACCGTCGCCAATATTCTCGCCAATCCGCTCAAAATGCTGGCGCCATTGCTTGCGTCGCATTCTCGAGCGGGAGGCTCGCTGGTGCTAGCGGGAATTCTCGACCATCAGGCGGAAGACATCATCGAAATTTATCACCCATGGTTTGCGCTTTCTGTCTGGAAGAGTGAAGAAGGTTGGTCCTGTATTGCGGGTGCACGCCATAGCGGGCCGGCCCGGTAA
- the accC gene encoding acetyl-CoA carboxylase biotin carboxylase subunit, which yields MFEKILIANRGEIALRIQRACRELGIKTVAVHSEADADAKYVMLADESVCIGPAPSKDSYLNIPAIISAAEVTDAQAIHPGYGFLSENADFAERVENSGFVFIGPRPENIRTMGDKVAAKTAMKKAGIPCVPGSEGALPDDPKEVRKIANAVGYPVIIKAAGGGGGRGMRVVHTEAALVNAVQMTKTEAQSAFGNPVVYLEKYLENPRHIEIQVLADEHRNALFLWERDCSMQRRHQKIIEEAPAPLLKARLRDRIGERCAEACVKLGYRGAGTFEFLFEKDEFFFIEMNTRIQVEHPVSEMITGIDIVQEQVRIAAGQKLRYRQKDIALRGHAIECRINAENPFTFVPSPGRITRFHVPGGPGIRVDSHVYADYYVPPHYDSLIAKVIAHGDTREQAFARMRTALSEMVVEGIQTNLALHQELMNDSAFIRGGTSIHFLEERMATLKKIAGDGD from the coding sequence ATGTTCGAGAAAATTCTCATTGCCAATCGTGGTGAGATTGCATTGCGCATCCAGCGCGCCTGCCGCGAACTGGGCATCAAAACAGTGGCCGTGCATTCCGAGGCCGATGCAGACGCCAAATACGTCATGCTGGCCGACGAATCGGTTTGCATCGGTCCGGCACCCTCCAAAGACAGCTATCTCAACATTCCTGCCATCATCAGCGCCGCCGAAGTAACTGACGCGCAGGCGATTCACCCGGGCTACGGTTTTTTGTCCGAGAACGCTGACTTTGCCGAGCGCGTGGAGAATTCCGGTTTTGTCTTTATTGGACCACGCCCGGAAAATATTCGCACCATGGGCGACAAAGTCGCCGCCAAAACAGCAATGAAGAAAGCCGGCATTCCGTGTGTTCCCGGATCCGAGGGCGCGTTGCCCGATGATCCGAAGGAGGTCCGGAAGATCGCAAATGCCGTGGGCTATCCGGTCATCATCAAGGCGGCGGGCGGCGGCGGCGGGCGCGGCATGCGCGTGGTGCATACCGAGGCTGCGCTGGTCAACGCGGTACAAATGACCAAAACCGAAGCGCAATCAGCCTTTGGCAATCCCGTGGTCTATCTGGAAAAGTACCTTGAGAATCCGCGGCACATCGAAATCCAGGTGCTTGCCGACGAACACCGCAATGCGCTATTCCTCTGGGAACGCGATTGCTCGATGCAGCGGCGGCATCAAAAGATCATAGAAGAAGCACCCGCTCCGCTGTTGAAAGCGCGGTTGCGTGATCGTATCGGCGAGCGTTGCGCGGAAGCGTGCGTGAAGCTCGGGTATCGTGGCGCAGGCACGTTCGAATTTCTGTTTGAAAAAGACGAGTTCTTTTTCATCGAAATGAATACCCGCATACAAGTCGAGCACCCGGTATCGGAAATGATCACAGGTATCGATATTGTGCAGGAACAAGTACGCATTGCGGCAGGGCAGAAGTTGCGTTATCGCCAGAAGGACATCGCACTTCGCGGCCATGCGATCGAGTGCCGCATCAACGCGGAAAATCCCTTCACATTCGTGCCTTCTCCGGGGCGCATTACGCGTTTCCATGTCCCCGGCGGACCGGGCATTCGTGTTGACTCTCATGTATATGCGGACTATTACGTGCCACCGCATTACGATTCGCTGATCGCCAAAGTGATTGCCCATGGTGACACCCGCGAACAGGCGTTCGCGCGTATGCGCACGGCATTGTCAGAAATGGTGGTCGAAGGCATTCAAACTAACCTGGCGTTGCACCAGGAATTGATGAATGACTCCGCATTCATTCGCGGTGGCACATCCATACACTTCCTCGAAGAGCGGATGGCCACGCTGAAGAAAATCGCCGGCGACGGCGATTGA